The Radiobacillus deserti genomic interval TTCGCGTCCTCTATTTTACCCATCCTAACAGCATTTCTCGCACAAATTTACTTGCTGCAATAACGGTTTGCTCCGTTGGATCATAGACTGGTGCAACCTCCACGAGATCTGATCCAATCACGTTCACATCCGATTCTGCAATCAATTGGATCGCCTCTAACAATTCTTTAGAACTAATCCCACCAGCTTCTGCTGTCCCAGTACCCGGTGCAAAGGCAGGATCTAGCACATCAATATCAATCGTAACATACACGTTTCGTCCAGCTAATTTCGGAAGTACTTCACGCAACGGTTTTGCTACCTCATAGCGCGCCATAAACATCCCGCTTTCCTTCGCATATTGAAATTCCTCTCTCATTCCAGACCGAATTCCAAAAGAATACACATTCTCCGGCCCAATCAGGTTACAAGCTTTACGCACTGGAGTAGAGTGAGAAAGTTCTTCTCCTTCATATTCCACGCGCAAGTCTGCGTGTGCGTCAATATGTATTAATACCATATCCGGATACTTTTCATGAACGGCTTGTATGACGGGCCAAGTCGCTAAATGCTCCCCACCAAGTCCTAACGGGTATTTTCCCTGATCTAATATTTTCTTCACAAAGGCTTGTATCTCATCCAAGCTCCGCTGTGGATTGCCGAATGGCAAAGGAATGTCTCCAGCATCAAAATAAGCAACCTCTTCCATATGCTTATCCATATAAGGACTGTATTCCTCTAATCCAA includes:
- the speB gene encoding agmatinase; this encodes MRFDDAYSGKVFIMSQSESDDAKAIIYGMPMDWTVSFRPGSRFGPNRIREASIGLEEYSPYMDKHMEEVAYFDAGDIPLPFGNPQRSLDEIQAFVKKILDQGKYPLGLGGEHLATWPVIQAVHEKYPDMVLIHIDAHADLRVEYEGEELSHSTPVRKACNLIGPENVYSFGIRSGMREEFQYAKESGMFMARYEVAKPLREVLPKLAGRNVYVTIDIDVLDPAFAPGTGTAEAGGISSKELLEAIQLIAESDVNVIGSDLVEVAPVYDPTEQTVIAASKFVREMLLGWVK